One Osmerus mordax isolate fOsmMor3 chromosome 16, fOsmMor3.pri, whole genome shotgun sequence genomic window carries:
- the LOC136959592 gene encoding LOW QUALITY PROTEIN: carbonic anhydrase-related protein-like (The sequence of the model RefSeq protein was modified relative to this genomic sequence to represent the inferred CDS: deleted 1 base in 1 codon): MADGAIEESDYVPGKDELDWGYQEGVEWGLLFPEANGEYQSPINLNSREARYDPSLLDTGLNPNYVVCRDCEVINDGHTVRIVLRSKSVVTGGPLPSDHEYELHEVRFHWGKENQRGSEHTVNFKAFPMELHLIHWNSTLFNSLEDALGKKNGILIIALFVQIGKEHLGLKAITEVLQDLQYKGKAKIIPCFNPNTLLPDPLLRDYWVYDGSLTTPPCSENVTWILYRYPLTISQIQIEEFRRLRSHLKGAELPEGNDGMLGDNFRPTQPLSDRTVRAAFQ; this comes from the exons ATGGCCGACGGCGCCATCGAGGAGTCAGACTACGTCCCCGGGAAGGATGAGCTGGACTGGGGATACCAGGAAG gtGTGGAGTGGGGTCTGTTGTTCCCCGAGGCAAACGGAGAGTACCAGTCTCCCATCAACCTGAACTCCCGCGAGGCCCGCTACGACCCCTCCCTCCTGGACACCGGCCTCAACCCCAACTACGTGGTTTGCCGCGACTGTGAGGTCATCAACGATGGACACACTGTGCGCATCGTGCTGAGGTCAAAATCAG TGGTAACGGGGGGTCCGTTGCCTAGTGACCATGAGTACGAACTGCACGAGGTGCGTTTCCACTGGGGAAAAGAAAACCAGCGAGGCTCCGAACACACAGTGAACTTCAAAGCCTTTCCCATGGAG CTCCACCTGATCCACTGGAACAGCACCCTGTTCAACAGCCTGGAAGACGCTCTGGGCAAGAAGAACGGAATCCTGATCATCGCTCTGTTTGTGCAG ATAGGGAAGGAGCACCTGGGGTTGAAGGCTATAACGGAAGTCCTACAGGATCTGCAGTACAAG GGGAAGGCAAAGATCATACCGTGTTTCAATCCCAACACTTTACTACCTG ACCCTCTGCTGAGAGAC TATTGGGTGTACGATGGCTCCTTGACCACACCCCCCTGCAGTGAGAACGTAACTTGGATCCTCTACCGCTACCCTCTCACCATCTCACAGATACAG atagaGGAGTTCAGGAGGCTGAGGTCACACCtgaagggggcggagcttcctGAGGGAAATGATGGGATGCTGGGTGACAACTTCCGCCCCACCCAGCCTCTCAGCGATAGGACGGTGCGAGCTGCCTTTCAatga